Proteins from a single region of Catenulispora sp. EB89:
- a CDS encoding sensor histidine kinase, giving the protein MNRDDEGWLRSVWTAVRRRTGATPSPSHWAWAADIALALAMVISTLNSGYHHAAVNPSQHGPLYGLNHLIDVGPRDTFLVVMTALPLTVRRRFPLAAFWACEVAVMLLHANISDANDTAIFTFMSILIAAYSAAIYSPYRSAMVYSLGLGAILIAATRGGQIPNVTRGFVPFLFLIPIVLGANAIGNWKQRVHDLEEEQESSMLRAVEQERARIAAELHDVVSHNVSVMVVQAGAARKVLDKSPDMAREALLAVEDSGRAAMAELRHVMGLLTMTSQGGDPAGTADLAPQPGLEQIPALVDRIRSGGVRVDLAIEGDVIPLPSGLDLAAYRVVQEALTNAVKHAVGALIRVTLEYSPQRLKVDVVDTGGTTSAAAATGNGRGLVGLRQRLAVYGGTLSAGPRLTGGYMVSAVIPLREGATA; this is encoded by the coding sequence GGTGCGCCGTCGCACCGGGGCGACGCCGTCGCCCAGCCACTGGGCGTGGGCGGCGGACATCGCGCTGGCGCTGGCGATGGTGATCAGCACCCTCAACAGCGGCTACCACCACGCGGCGGTCAACCCCTCCCAGCACGGTCCGCTCTACGGCCTGAACCACCTGATCGACGTCGGACCGCGCGACACGTTCCTGGTGGTGATGACCGCGCTGCCGCTGACCGTCCGCCGCCGCTTCCCGCTGGCCGCGTTCTGGGCCTGCGAGGTGGCGGTGATGCTGCTGCACGCCAACATCTCGGACGCCAACGACACCGCGATCTTCACCTTCATGTCGATCCTGATCGCCGCCTACAGCGCCGCCATCTACAGCCCCTACCGCTCGGCGATGGTCTACAGCCTCGGCCTCGGCGCGATCCTGATCGCCGCCACCCGCGGCGGCCAGATCCCGAACGTCACGCGCGGCTTCGTGCCGTTCCTGTTCCTGATCCCGATCGTGTTGGGCGCCAACGCCATCGGGAACTGGAAGCAGCGCGTCCACGACCTCGAAGAGGAACAGGAGTCGTCGATGCTGCGGGCCGTGGAGCAGGAGCGCGCCCGCATCGCGGCGGAGCTGCACGACGTGGTGTCGCACAACGTGAGCGTGATGGTCGTGCAGGCCGGGGCGGCCCGCAAGGTCCTCGACAAGTCCCCGGACATGGCGCGCGAGGCACTGCTGGCGGTGGAGGACAGCGGCCGCGCGGCGATGGCGGAGCTGCGCCACGTGATGGGCCTGCTGACCATGACGTCGCAGGGCGGCGACCCGGCCGGCACCGCGGACCTGGCACCGCAGCCGGGCCTGGAACAGATCCCGGCGCTGGTGGACCGCATCCGCAGCGGCGGCGTACGCGTGGACCTGGCGATCGAGGGCGACGTGATACCACTGCCGTCCGGCCTGGACCTGGCGGCCTACCGCGTGGTGCAGGAGGCGCTGACGAACGCGGTGAAGCACGCGGTCGGCGCCCTGATCCGCGTGACCCTGGAGTACAGCCCGCAACGCCTGAAGGTGGACGTCGTGGACACCGGAGGAACGACCTCCGCGGCGGCAGCCACCGGCAACGGCCGAGGCCTGGTGGGCCTCCGCCAGCGCCTGGCGGTCTACGGTGGGACGCTGAGCGCGGGACCGCGACTGACCGGGGGCTACATGGTGAGCGCGGTGATCCCGCTGAGGGAGGGGGCGACGGCATGA